In the Acetobacterium sp. KB-1 genome, CGGAAAAACCATAGCGCTTCGTCTTATTCATCATCGTTTCTAAATCAGTATTAAAGAAAAAATTCGACGATACATAGAGATTCTTCATACCGACCTCCTTTCCTATTTCAAAGCAAGTCTATCTTAATTATATTAACAACCCGTTAAATGCGAATTAACAATATGTTAATTTATTTTCATGCTGCATTTATTGAAAATTATATTGCATTTTTGATTTTAAATGTTATAATAAAGAAAAATTCTGGAGGAATCGTATGATTGAACTCAGTCAAATCGATCGACAATTATTGTCAAAAAAAGACCATTTAATCCTGGACTACTTATTAAAAAGCAGCCCTAATGTTTATTATGAAAGCTCTGAAGCGATCGCAAAAAAAATTAGTGTGAGTAACGCCACCATTAGTCGCTTCTGGAAAAAAATCGGTTTTAAAAATATTCGTCATTTTCAGAAAACGATGCTTCAGCAGACCGGTCAAACACCGGCTTCAAAGGTACGGACCACCCTGGAAAAAATGAAAGAAACCGATAGCAACGTCCAAAACGTTTTTTTAAAGAATATTGAATCGATTGAACATACCTTGTTTCAACTCACGGATGAAGCCATTGAAGCTGCGGCTGAGCTGTTCCTTTACCATGACCGCATTTATGTCTTTGCCCCTGATGCTTCGCTTGGTATCGCTTATATTCTCCGCTATCGATTAAAGCGTCTGAATATTGAGTTCATTCTCATCGATGGTGGTTCGGCAATTTATGAAACCATCAATAATTTTGAGCCCACTGACTTAGTCATTGTTTTTTCCTATGGTCGTGTCCTTGCCGAAACCGATATTATTTTTAGTGAAAAAGAACGAATCAATTTTGATCTGATTCTCTTTACCGATCTTTTATCGATGCATCTTCATTATCAATGTCAGGCTTTTTTATATAGTCATCGCGGTGATCCCACTGAGTATCACTCCATGACTGCCCCAATGTCTGTCGTCGATGCCTTAATCCTTGAAATCGCATCGCATTCTGAGCATTCACTGGAGCATTTAGAAAAACTCTCCACGCTTCGCGCAAATTATCAAAACTTAATTAAACGATAATCCTTCTGAGCGGTACAATGCCAAAATTTCTGTCACATTTTTTTAATTGTCGTGAACTGTATCCGCAGATACAGTTCACAGCGAAAACTTGTGTTATTGTATCAGTTAGAAATAAACTTTACTGCAGTGGGTTGTTTCAAAATGACAATTACATGCCAGGGGATATGATGAAGTTTCTGTTGCCGCGGATCTACATGATTTCGGTTAAATCAAATTGAGGGTTTCCTTTGTTATTGGATTCGTAGTCGTTATCATCAGCTTTTAAAGCTTATATCGATGCCATCGCTTCTGAAATCCCCAGCTTCTTAATTTTCTTTAGTGGACCAATGACTGATAAAGCTGCCGTCATGATACAAATGACTGCTATCCCAACGATCTGATATAACGGAAAAGACCAGTCCGCAGCAAGAAAATCAAGCAGTTTCTTTTGAAGTAGCACACCACAAATACAACCCATGATACAACCAGTCACGCTATAGGCAATTGACTGCGTCAGAATCATTTTATTAAGTTGCTTATCTGACATACCCACGGCCCGGAGCATCGCCAGATATTTGGTTCTTGACACGACACTGGTATTCATAGTATTGATCATGTTTAAAATACTGATTAATGCGATGACTGTCACAAATCCATAAATAAAAACGGCGATGGTCATAAAGGCATTGTTTGCTTCGGCATTCATCTGTCGTTTATCGTGCAGGGTAATCGTCTCATCAATCATTGTCTTAACTTCATCCACTTTCTGGTTGTCATTTTTGTCACGCAGCTGGAGATCAATCGCATGCTCAGTTGGATTCCCGATAATTTCAAGGCCGTCCAACTGGGATAATTCTTGCCATAATTCAGGCGAAATCCTCTGCTCCGATGTTAGGGTCAGATCCGCGGTATCATGGTTGTCCGTTTTTATCCCCATAAAAACAGGATTGACCAGAACACTGAATCCCAAGAATAAAATAATACTGATGGCAATCGAGCTGGTCATCAGGATTAGCGTTCGTTTTTTACTCACCGCGTTGTTCACACCCATTGCAATTTCAACTGGTAATAGTCTGGTGAGCAAACCACATTTCTGCCTGATCGAAATTTTCAGATCGGCACTTCCGGTAACGGCATTGACTGGCGAAACCTTTGCAGCTTTTTTGGCAGGCAACATGGAAGCCATAAAAACCGTCAGAAAACCGGTCAATGTCCCTGCTCCGATGCCAATGGCACTGATATTTATAATTGAAATATCACCAAAGAGCTGAGGGTTGTAAATTTTTAGTACCGCCGAGCAGACAAAGGTTAGCAGCATTCCAGCCAGTACCCCTAAAGGGATGGCCTTCAGCGAAATAATCAAGCTTTCTCTTCTTACCATTCGCCTGATTTGTTTTTTTGAAGCACCAATACACCGCAGTAATCCAAATTGTCGAACCCGATCAATCACCGATATATTAAAGGTATTGTAGATCATCACGACTGCGGTAACCAGTACCAAACCGAACAGTACCGCTCCAATGAGGTAAAAGGTTAAGACCCGGTTGTTTTTAGTTTCCAGCATCAGCGCCAGAAGACCTTCATTGTAACCCATCCGCTCTTCGGGAATATTCAAAACGGTGACTATTTCTTTTTCGGCATTCGAAATATTCACCCCCGCCTTAAACAGCACAAAATATTGACTGGTTACCACAGTCAGTTTCTCTGCCGTTTCCGTTGAGACAAAAACAAAAGGAATCGCAGCGGCCTTGGTGGCACCCCAGTCGTTAATGACACCGCTGATCACATAATCTTCGGCCGTCCCGTCAGATCGGGTGATCTTTATCGTGTCGCCGCTATTTAAGACCTGTTGATCCAGGTACCATTTTTCAAGCACGACTTCATGATCATTTCTTGGCATCTTACCTTCAATCAGGTCGATATTTAAATTGCTGGCGAAATTTTCACTTATATATCCCAAGGCACAAATCTCATCATTAGTTTTGCCCTCTCCCAGATCTTTTAAAAGCCCTGAATTTTCCACGTCGATTCGACTTCCAATGATATCCATCTCATTTTGCGTCGGATCACGAACGAGAATATGATAATTGCCTTCGCTTTTTAATACCT is a window encoding:
- a CDS encoding MurR/RpiR family transcriptional regulator; its protein translation is MIELSQIDRQLLSKKDHLILDYLLKSSPNVYYESSEAIAKKISVSNATISRFWKKIGFKNIRHFQKTMLQQTGQTPASKVRTTLEKMKETDSNVQNVFLKNIESIEHTLFQLTDEAIEAAAELFLYHDRIYVFAPDASLGIAYILRYRLKRLNIEFILIDGGSAIYETINNFEPTDLVIVFSYGRVLAETDIIFSEKERINFDLILFTDLLSMHLHYQCQAFLYSHRGDPTEYHSMTAPMSVVDALILEIASHSEHSLEHLEKLSTLRANYQNLIKR
- a CDS encoding ABC transporter permease → MRNYLDLAPKYLAGYKNKTRLTIFSVVMAVALVVGIFSMLDALVKFETAQVLKSEGNYHILVRDPTQNEMDIIGSRIDVENSGLLKDLGEGKTNDEICALGYISENFASNLNIDLIEGKMPRNDHEVVLEKWYLDQQVLNSGDTIKITRSDGTAEDYVISGVINDWGATKAAAIPFVFVSTETAEKLTVVTSQYFVLFKAGVNISNAEKEIVTVLNIPEERMGYNEGLLALMLETKNNRVLTFYLIGAVLFGLVLVTAVVMIYNTFNISVIDRVRQFGLLRCIGASKKQIRRMVRRESLIISLKAIPLGVLAGMLLTFVCSAVLKIYNPQLFGDISIINISAIGIGAGTLTGFLTVFMASMLPAKKAAKVSPVNAVTGSADLKISIRQKCGLLTRLLPVEIAMGVNNAVSKKRTLILMTSSIAISIILFLGFSVLVNPVFMGIKTDNHDTADLTLTSEQRISPELWQELSQLDGLEIIGNPTEHAIDLQLRDKNDNQKVDEVKTMIDETITLHDKRQMNAEANNAFMTIAVFIYGFVTVIALISILNMINTMNTSVVSRTKYLAMLRAVGMSDKQLNKMILTQSIAYSVTGCIMGCICGVLLQKKLLDFLAADWSFPLYQIVGIAVICIMTAALSVIGPLKKIKKLGISEAMASI